Genomic DNA from Bosea sp. (in: a-proteobacteria):
GTTCAAGGCGGGCAGCATCGCCAAGACCTACTGGGCGGTGGTCGAGGGCGACCCCGCCGATGAGGGCCGCATCGACCTGCCGCTCGCCAGGCTGGACCCCGGGCGCGGCTGGTGGATGAAGGTGGCCGGGGACGGCCTGCCTTCGGCGACGCTCTGGCGGGTGCTTGGCCGCAGCGCCGCCCGCGACCTGGCCTGGCTGTCGCTAGAGCCGCTCACCGGGCGCACCCATCAGCTCCGGGTCCATTGCCAGGCCATGGGCTGGCCCATTCTGGGCGATCCGATCTATGGCGCGGCTCCGCGCTTCGGCGGCCCGGGACTGCATCTGCACGCCCGGTCCATCACCGTGCCCCTTCACCCGAAGAAGCCGCCCGTGCATGTCGAAGCCCCCGCCCCTGAGCGCATGCGCGAGCGGTTGTCGGCCTGCGGCTGGCGCGAGGGCTGAGGCCGGCGCCCGGCCCTCAGGCCGCCATCGCATCCATGGCCCTCGCCATGGCTATGTCGAGCTCCGAAAGCCCGCCTGCATCATGGGTGGACAAGGTCACGTCCACGGTGCGGTGGACATTCGACCATTCCGGATGATGGTCCATCTTCTCGGCCAGCAGCGCGACACGGGTCATCCAGCCGAAGGCCTCGTTGAAATCGCCGAAGGTGAAGCGCCGCGCG
This window encodes:
- a CDS encoding RNA pseudouridine synthase, yielding MTSEEWIADGAAARAPQARADAAPTPEAMLARVLHRDALMLVIDKPAGMPVHRGPQNAHSRNAPQADRPLDSYFPALRFGLPRPPELAHRLDRDTSGCLVLGRHRQALARLGELFKAGSIAKTYWAVVEGDPADEGRIDLPLARLDPGRGWWMKVAGDGLPSATLWRVLGRSAARDLAWLSLEPLTGRTHQLRVHCQAMGWPILGDPIYGAAPRFGGPGLHLHARSITVPLHPKKPPVHVEAPAPERMRERLSACGWREG
- a CDS encoding 4a-hydroxytetrahydrobiopterin dehydratase, producing MAERLDPAARAAALATLPRWAEVEARDAIARRFTFGDFNEAFGWMTRVALLAEKMDHHPEWSNVHRTVDVTLSTHDAGGLSELDIAMARAMDAMAA